The genomic segment TCGTTTTCTGAATTAACTCTTTATCAAAATTTGAATTCTTATTCAAACCTATTCCAATTCCTGGGGGTTTTAACCACACGGTTTTCTTTGTTTCAGACTTAAAATAAATCGCTGGATTGTGACCGGCCCTTGCCAAATAAAGCTTCTTTTCCTTTGTATCAAAAATTGCACTAGTGGCTGTAATAAAATAATTCTTTTTCAATCTTTGCGCCATGACGTCATTCATTCTAACCAGCATTTCTTTTGGTGAAACCTGGCTTTGGGCAAGCAGCTCAAATAAACCCTGGAGCCGGACCGCATACAAAGCTGCCGGCATTCCTTTTCCGGAAACATCTCCAACGATTAACGCAATTCGGTGTGCATTTAACTGAATCACGTCGTAATAATCCCCGCCCACTTCTCCGGCTGGTTGATAAAATGTGGCTATCTCAAGTCCTTTTACTTCAGGATTTTTTTCCGGTTGCAACCCAAGTTGAATATTACGAGCAATCTCAAGCTCATCCTTTGACACCATTTTATCAGCGAGCTCGAAAGCCAGAAGTAGATTCAAAATTAAGAAAGCGATCACGCCGTAAAACCAATTAGATATGAATACGGCAATAATAAAAAGAATAAAAGCCAGGCCGTAAAAAAGACGTCGAGCAGGCGTTAGTTTTAGAACAAAACTTAAAAAAATTTCTTTGACAACAAGTAACTGCCTTTTAGGAAAATTATCTTCGGCAGAACCTTTGGAGACTGCTTTTTTGTAGTATGACAAAACTTCTAATGATTCACGCTTCAGGAGTCGTTCAATCTCACTTCTGCTTAACCCAGAAGTATAAAGCTGATAAAATTCTTTAAGGGCGTGAAACTTGTTCTTCTTTTGATTCATGAACTTAATAAATGAAGGTTTAGTTTGGTTCTTCTGAAAAGCGTGAAAAATCTTTTAAATCTTCTAAGTCCTGTTTGGTGTTCATATTAAAAAGTAAGTTGGAATTCTCCATCTCAATAAACTCAGATGGAATAGTTTCAAGCAGGCTGTGCAAACTGTAATCTTTGATTTTCATTTGGTTAACAATTGCAGAAATACAATTTTTAGAATAAAGCGTACATAAAGGCTCTAAACCCTTTTTTGTACGCACCCCAAAAACATCCTGACCTGAGTAGGAATCCAAAACCAATTGAATAACCTCTGTGGAAATCAAAGGCAAGTCGCAGGCAAGAAAAAAGTTGAGATCAAAGGCGGAATCGACAAGGCCCGCGTGAACACCCCCTATCGGCCCCAAACCGGGGTAAATATCGGAAATCATTTTCAGTTTAAGAAAGCGAAATGTTTGAAACGAAGAAGTGACAATTTTAATATTTTCTTTTTTGGCGGGGACTGCTGAAACGACTTTTTCAATAATGGTCTGCCCTTTAACCTCAACCAAAGCCTTGTTCCGACCGAGGCGACGACTTTGTCCTCCGGCAAGAATATAAAAATTCATAAGAGCTATAATTTGAATCAAAGAAAAATGGTAAATTCAATCGATAAATGAACTTAAATTACAGTTTTTATTTAGTCTTGTCAAGGAATAATTAATTAAGTACGTGGCGGGTAAGATGGCTTAATAAAAACGTAGAAAATTCTATGAAATCGAGGAGCAAAACACCTTAGTAAATTTAATCCATTTGATCCAAAAAAGGTGCGATTTTCTCAATGATATCGGAATGAGCCTGTCCATTGCTGGCGGCAAATCCTTTGTCATTGTAAACATTCTTCTTATTATATCTTAAAGGTTCACCCCAGCAGTCGGTGATTTTTCCTCCAGCCTCTTCTAAAATTATTTGAGGAGCACAGGTATCCCACTCTTTGGTTTTCGAATTCGGATGGATATATAATTCCGCTTTTTGTTCTACCACCAGGCCGACCTTCAGGCCGACGCTGCCCGAAGAGATATCTTTCTCGATTCCCAGCGAATCCATGATCGCATCGACTAATGGCGACCTGTGAGAGCGGCTAACAACCAAACGCATTTGACTGGTATCCGAAAAATCGGACACCTTCAATGGGCTTTTTTCACCATTGCGAAGCACAAAAGCGCCCTGACCTTTTACCCCCGAAAACAGGGTGTCGGTGGTCGGCTGATAAACCACACCTAAAACCGGTTTGCCATTTTCAACTAATCCAATCATGGCCGCGAATTGCCCGACTTTGTCGATAAATTCCCTGGTGCCATCCATCGGGTCAACTGACCAGACTCGATTTTTTTCTAATCTCTTGAAATCATCCTTCGATTCTTCTGATAAAATTCCATCGTCGGGGTAAAGTTCTCTTAAACGCCCGGTAATAAAATCATTGGAGGCTATATCTGCCTGGGTGACCGGTCCATCCCCTTTTTTGAATTCTATTTCGTAGTCCTGGTGATAATATTCAAGGAGTATTCTCCCGGCCTCTTTAACAATGCCGGCGGCGTTTTTAAGTTCGTTTGATAACATGTAAAAAAATACCAAGGATTTTCGTTAAAATCAACTCAAGTCTCCAAAAACAAAAAAGCCTGCCTCAAAATTCAGAGACAGGCCGTAAATTATTTAAAGTCCTTCAGAAACTATTATCGACTGGCGATTCGTCCGGTATTGTCCCGTTCTAAATCGAGACGAATAATTTCAGAATTATTGTTTGAAAGCAGAGTAAATACCATACTTGAGCCATTTTTTGAAAATCGCGGTTCTCCCAAATCGCCTCTTACCGAATAAATTAAATCCGTTTCTTTAGTTATTATATTTAGCCGCCAGATCTGAGTTGTGTCCCTATCTTCTAATCTCCTGAAATACAACTCAATCCCATTTGGCGCCATGACCATTTTGGGAAATGGGTGAATTCGAGAATCTTTGTAAAGCAACTCAATTCCTTCTTTAATATCCACTTTGACAATCGAAAAAGAGCCACCGCTTTGAGGTAATTTTTTATCGAAAGAGCTCTGGAAACCGAGTGTGACAAATGAGTTTTCGTCTAACCAGGTAATTGTTGGTAACCAGTTTAAATGAGCATAAGGCTTCCAGGCTTCTGTTTTGAAAACTGTTTTGGGGGATCCATTATTTTTAAAATATTGAAAAGAAATGAAACCGTTATTTTCACTAAACCGCCGTTTAACCAAAATTTTATTTGAGCCCTGAGTCGATTTAGAAAAATATTGATCGGAAACATCTAAACCTGTTTCCAATCCCAACAATTTGTATCCTTCCGAAATGGACCGGCCATTCGCGGCTGCAACCTGTTGCTTTTCTCCTGTCTGCAAGTCTAGTTCGAAAACTTGCCAATCTTTGATTTCAGTATTTGTTTCGCAATCCAGGAATTTTTCAACTTGACGGTCACCCGCAGATCGCAACAGAAACACCTTTCGAGCATTTCCAGAGACTTGATAATATATAATGCCGGAGGAGGTCAGCGAAATCCGTGACTGCCCCTCCATGTTAGACTTTTCGAGTTTATAGTTCCATGGTTGAGGTGTAAATGGGTCCCCAGTAAAAACTAAATATAAAATATTGCTGTCGTCGTTAACAAACCTGGGATTAATTTCAAACCGATCTTTGGATTGAGTGATATTTTTATGATAAAAATCAGATGTGGGTTTTTCAGCGGGATGAGCTATTTGGGTGCTCATCAAAATCATGCCGGCGAGCATCAAAATGGCTCCGACAAGAAGAATATGTTTGGCTACTGTTTTTAACATTTATTGCACTCCTATGATAATTAAGACAGTCCGTTTTCCGTTTTTCTCTCAATTCTCGCAATAAACCAAACTTTTTGTGATGTTTATCATAGGATGCAATTTCAATGCCAGGTTTTATACGTGTACTGGTGGAGCTAATTCAAAGGTTAAAAAAAATAATTTGTGCCAGACTTCTTAGCCGTTTTAAGACTGATTATCTCAAAATTCCGGGAAACCCGTGTATAGTTTACATACTCCCCTTTTGATTAACTTTCCAATTTAATATTGATTAAGTTTATTTTGAAGCGTTTTTAAACTGATCCCTAAAATCTTTGCATCTCGAGTTTATTTTTATTTACGAACTCCAAATTCCTGAATATTAATTCCTTTTTTGCGTGATCCAAATTCATCCCCAGCGGAATGTGAATTTCAATTTTCTCCGTCACGATTTAAAATTCTCTTTGGAAAATTTTTGACCTCAATTGTATCGCACTGCCAAAGCACCACCGCGCGTTCGATGGTATTCTTTAACTCGCGCACCGTGACCGCCCAGCCATAGCCATTGAGTAACTCCATTTCCAGTTAGCAAAAGGCAGTAGTTCAACATTTGTTTATCGTACTTCGGATGCGAAAACTATGCCATTTTCAAAACTCAATAATTCGAATCAGACATTCTTTACGATGCTTACGCAAATTGTTCCTAAATGAAACAGGGGGGTTTAATATGGTACACATTCAAAGGGGTTTTGGAGAAGTCGTGATACATAGCCGAAGTGACTCCTCCTGGGTGCCACACTTCGGGTTTGGCCTTAGCGGTTCAACACTTTGGGTTCAAAACAGAACTCCGGGCGAGTTCTGCTGCCTTTTCACTTAGTTGGATTTGCTTACTTGCAGCCACTTTTCAATCATTTTTAAAATGTCTTCAGTGACAAAAGGCTTCGCAATATAATCATCGCAGCCGGCCATAATAGTTTTTTTACGATCCCCCTTCATTGCTTTAGCCGTCATTGCAACAATCGGAACGTTCTTAAAGGCATCTTTTGTTTTTAAAGTCCGGGTAGCTTCGTAACCGTTCATTCCCGGCATCATAATATCCATCAAAATTAAATCGGGCTTAACAGACTCGGCTTGTTTAACGGCTTCCCATCCCTCATTTGCAAAATATAATGAATACCCGGCATCTTCAAGGATGTACTTTAAGACATATTGGGTGTCTTTATCATCATCAACTAGCAAAATTTTTATTCCTGAATCCGAAGCTGAACCATCCTTTTGAATCAAAAAATTTCTACTTAGGCCCTGTCGCTTTGCATTTAAATATCGACCCAGATCAGAAATAACACTCTTTTTTGTACGTGCACCCACAGTTGCCAAAAATGCAAAGAGTTTTTGTGAATCGAAAGGTTTCACCAGATATTCATCCGCTCCCATTTCAAAGGCGCGTTCTTGCTCTGACAATATTGAAGTGATAATCACCGGAATTTTTCTTGTTTCCGGTTCATTTTTTAAAATTTTAAGAATTTCCCATCCATCCTGATCCGGCATAATAATATCCAAGGTGATTGCGAATGGTTTAAAATGTTTTGCAACGTGAATAACATCTTCTCCGTTATTAGGGAATATGACTTGATAATTTTTTTTATGCAAATACTGCCGCATAATGTAAATGGCTTCTTTTTCATCATCGATAACAAGAATCGATTTTCTCTCGTCATCTAAATGATCGCGATCATCAGTGAAATCAGTTTCAATATCTTCCCTTTCTTTTTTTCCAACTTTTTCATCAAGATCGATGGCCTTTTTATGATTTAGGTCATCACTTGTTTGAATCGGAATCAAAATTGTGAAAGTAGAGCCTTTACCCAAGCTGCTCTGCACCGAAATCGAGCCGCCGATAACGTCGAGAACTTTTCGTGCAATTGCCAACCCCAATCCAGTCCCTGCGTACGCGCGGCTGTCTGAGCTGTCTATCTGATGGAATTCTTTAAAAATTTCATCAATTCGATCTTTCGGAATCCCAACACCCGTATCCGAAACTTCTATCTTCAAACTCGAATTCTCTTCGACGCTAACGTGAACCTCGATTTTTCCTTTGCGGGTAAATTTGACAGCATTGCTTAACAGATTCGACAAAGCCTTGGTCAATTTATCCGGATCTAAATAGATAGTTTCGGGCACAGTTTCTGTCGTTTCAAGTTCAAGCTTTAAACCCTTTTGTATACACAAAGGCCGAATATGTTCAATCGTTTCTTCAATGACGGCGCGAACCGGAATGTTTGAATAAATCGGGTCGACTTTCTTAGATTCGACTTTCGAGAGATCAAGAATATCGTTAATTAAGTTTAGTAAATTTTTACCGCTTCTTTGTATAATTTGAAGCTGCTTGTTTTGATCCACATTTAAGTCTCCTGACATGCCGCGAATGAGTATATCAGATAGGGAGATAATTGCGTTAAGGGGCGTTCTCAGTTCGTGCGAAACGCTGGCTAAAAATTCTGACTTTAACTGGCTCGCTTCCTCCAACTCTTTCGCTTTCTCTCCTGCTTCCTTGAAGAGCCTTGCATTCTCGACTGCCAAGGCGGCACGTTCGGCCAGCTCCCCGGCTAATTTGAGATCCTCATTTTTGTATCGACGGTTCGTCTCGTAAAGCAAATAAATAAGCACACCGATAATACGGGAACGCACTCTGAGCGGGACAATCATAAGGGATATAATGGGATTGTATTGCTCGAGATAAGCAAATTGAGTTTGTTTGAAATTCTTCAGATCGGACGAAAAGGGGTTCGAGGCCCGGAATGGCTCACCAGTAGAAGCAACAGATCCAATTAATCCTTCACCAACTTTGCAAGGAAACTCTTCAACTCCTTTCATGAACCGATCGACCAATTGAGGATTTGCATGGTAAGAAGCCTCGGGTTTCAGATATTCGCCTTCTTCATCAACAAGAAGCAAACTACTGAACTCACCGATTTCTTTTCCACCTTTCTGAACGATCGCTTCAAATACTTCATCTACTTGAAGGCTGGAGTGAAACAGTTGACTTATTTCAGCTAAAAACTTGGTCTGTCTTTCATTCTCCTTTTGAGCTTTAAAGAGTCTGGCATTTTCTATTGCCAGGGCTGCTTTGTCGGCAAATATTTCCAGATCGCGGATTTTTTCTATTCCAGGACGTTTTCTATCTGCCGGATCATCGACGCTGATGATTCCTAGAATACTATCTTTGGTTCGAATCGGCACCAAGAGGGCGTCGAGGGAGTGCCACTCACCTTCCTTTGCTTCTCCTAAATCCGAGTAAATAGAAAACCGGGTATTTTTGTTCGTGATTTGAGCATCGTGTCCCACCAAATATGAGTTGCTAATTCGAAAAGATTCTTTAAAATATTTTTCGGTGTGTTCGAATGGAATCTCGCGCCAGCTCATCACTTCTTCGACTTGGCTGGGCTCAAGACCCGCGACTGCTACCGGAGTTGAAACCCGTTTTTCATGATCGCGAAGAGAGACAACAACTTTTTTCCACCCTAATGCCTGAACCGCTTCACATATTTTATTTAAAATAACATCGACATCAATATTGAGCAGGATTTCTTCCCCTATTTCGAGTAATTTTGCCAACTGATCGACTTTCGTCTGCAGTTCCGCAGTTCTGGCCTCTACTTTATCCCCTAAATTCTTTGCTTGCTCCTGAAGTTCGTTTTGCAGTTTTTTATACTCCGTAACATCCCGTCCCACCGCCATAGCACCCACCCGGCGTCCGCCACGATCAAACAGGGGCCTTGAATGCCAGCTGCAAAGAATTGCTTCGTCGGATTTAGTCTTTATTACGGCTTCAAAATCTTTAATTTCGATTTTGATTGCAGTGCCGTAGTCTTTTTCCAGGCGTTTGAGATCATCAAAAAATATTGGCAGTTTTTGCTTGCTCAGATCGTCGGCCTCGCAATTTAGTCTTTTCCTCCCATAGTCATTTAAAAATGTACACTCTCCGTCGCCATCCACAACGATCAAGATATCAGACATACCGGATATCAAGGTTTCGTAGTAGGTTTTCGATGTTTGCAGTTCATTTGTCTTTTCAGTCAATTCTTCTGTATATCTTTGCAAACTCCTCTCAAGCGTCTTCCGCCGAGTCACATCTCTTTCAATCCACAAGTATCTTGCAATGCGCTCTTTATTCTCGTGGATCGGAACAACGGACACTTCCGCAAGAAAGCTGCTGTTATCCTTTTTCTTTGTATAAAACTCTCCCTGCCAAACCTGGTCTTCCTTCACCGTATCCCAAATCGCCTGATGCGTCAACTTGCTGCGATTATCGGTTACAAACACTGAGGTATTACAGCCGACAAGCTCGGATTTTTGGTAACCGGTCATTTTTTCAAAAGCTTGATTCACGTAACTAATCCGTGTATCCAAATTTATGATAAGCAGTCCCTCGGTCGAGTGTTCAATACATTGTTGGAAAATTTCAACATCTTTTGCTTTTTCCTGAATAAGCCGTTCAAATTTCTTTTCAACCTCTTTCCTCTCAGTCAGGTCCGAAATTATACACTGAGAACCGATTATATCACCGAGTGAATTGATCAGGTATGATTCACTAATTAGCACGGGTCGTTTTTCGCCATCCTTAATGATTGCTTCAGATTCGAAACGTTCTTCAGATTCATGATTTTTGTGATCGAAAAAAGAAGAATAATGCAATCCTTTAATATCGCTTGTTGAATAGTTCAGCATCTCAGCAAAGAGTTGGTTGCAAAAAGTAAGATTCTTCTCTCGATCAAAAAAAGCAACACCATCGGGTATTTTCTCGCTTAATTGATGAAAAGAAAGGTTGCTATCAGTTTCGAGGCCCAGTTCAAATCCCGCGTTCAAAATCAGCGATCGGCTTTGGACATGCAGAAATCCAAATAAGAAGGAGGAAAATGACAGTACTTTCAGCACATGACCCAAATCAAAGAAACCTTGAACGTGTGTATTCCAGAAAACAAAATAAATGCTGGTAAACGCGGCAGATATCGAAGCAAGCAGAAACCAAAAATAAATGGGCTGATTTTCTTTAACATACCGTCGAATCAACATGACAGCCCCGGCAAAAAACAGCGAAGCCGTTCCAATCTCTATGCTCTTTGTCAATAAAGTTAATTCACCGTTCCGCAAAAATATAGGCGAGAAATTACTGAACAAATAACCGCAACCTCCAAATAAAAGCAAAAAGGAACCTACGTAAAAAATAAATTTTCTTTTAAACGCAGAATCGTTTAGCAGCCTGGCCCAGAAAAAGATTGTAAATAGAAAATGCAGTGAGAATACGGATCGAGCGGCAAGATCAAATCCTAAACTAAGATTTGCTGAAGTTGGCAGCCAGGGCACTTCGTAAAATCCGGGTGTTGTGGCAAGTTGCAGAATTTGAAAAATAACAAAGGAGAAAAGCCCCATCAAGAAAACGAGAAAACTGTTTGTGCGGTTAATCCTGTATTGACGAAGAAAAACAAAAAACAGGCCTATGCCAAGGAACGTAACAAAGTACTCTAAGAGGACGTGTCTTTCAAATGAAGGTTTAATTTTGGCGAAGGTCTGAGGTAGAAACGCAATAGCTGCTGTCAGTAGAAGTACAGTCAATCCAAGAATGACTGTACCTGAGAATGGCGTTAAAAAAACTTTACGGGATTGCATATTTTGCTACCTAAATAAATATCCTTATTTAATAAGCCTGAAATCAGCGCTTGGCATAGTTATTCCAAAACACCCTTCCTCCCTTTACCAGCGCCGAAAGCACAGACGTTACATCCAAAAGAGGTCGCTCAATTCGCTCTTGAATCAATTCTTCGAATTCCTTGAGATTGACGGCTGTATCCCGCACCGCAGTGATGCTGTCACCGACTTTGCCCATCTCCCCTTCCGCAGCTTTGACGATAGAGCGCACGTCACCTAAAATGTGAGTCAAATCATGTGAGACAGGTACAATGTGAAGGCGAACCATCTCAATGAGTTTTTGAATTTCTCCAAATACTTTTATGGCTTTAAATAATACAATTACCATAAAAAGCGTGTTGATAGTAATCAAAGCTGCAATAATTGCAACGCTTACAGATATATCCATAGTTCTTCACCGGCAATTCAATTACTTATTTCACTAACATTTCTCACTTCACAACCGTTCTAATCAACAGGATTTAGCCACGGATGAACACTGATGAAACACGGATTTCAAGTAGAGCAACTGCACGATAAGTCGTCAAACTCGACGAATGCTATCCGTGTCCAATCCGTGTGAATCAGTGGCTCAATTTTGTTTTTAAAGAAATTAAGACTCATTTCTAAAGTGAGAAATGTCAGTTATTTGACTTAAACTTAAAATATTAAGATTTTGTTTTCCTGCTCGTAGCTCTACTTTTGGTAGCCTTTTTGGTCTTTTCTTTTTTATAGGCACCCACCCCCGCATCGATTGCGTCGCTAAGCCGCCGCTTTTCATTTTTGACCGTCGTTTTACCTTTCTCGACTCCGTCTGCGGCTTTCATTTTCACGTCCCCTAAAGCAGATTCGGCTTCCTTGCGCAATTCTTCCAATTGCTTTTTTGTTTCCTCGAAGAGTGTCTCTGCTTTTTGTTGGGCCGATTTGAGGGTAACCTGGGCATCATCTGTTAGATCCGCGGATATTTTACGAATATCTTCCCGTACTTCTTTTCCTGATTTTGGCGCATATAAAAGCGCGATTACGGCACCAGCAATTCCCCCAAATAAAAACCCCTTAAAAAACTCCGAACCACTGTTATTGTCAGACATGATTCCCTCCTGAAATTCATTTCATATTATCCAAAAATCAATCAACCATTTTTTTAAATTCTGCCTCAGTTAAAACAGCCACATCGAGATCGCGGGCTTTCTGAGCTTTGGAGCCTGCATTCTCGCCTACCACAACAAAGGATGTGTTACGGCTTACAGATGAAGCCGCACGTCCGCCCAACCTTTCAACCAATCGTTCGGCATCATCACGTGTAAACATTTGTAAGGCCCCGGTAAAAACAAAAGTCCGGTCGGAAAATTTATTCTCTGCTGCCGATTCAACTTTTTTGATTCGAACGCCACTTTTTAGAAGCCGGTTGATGGTTTCAAGATTATGCTCTTCGTTGAAAAATTGATAGACACTTTCTGCAACCTGAGGGCCAATTTCATAAACACTCTGCAAACGTTCTTTCGATGCTTTCTTTAAATTCTCAAATGTCTTGAACTCTTTAGCCAGCACCCTCGACACATGCTCGCCAACAAATCGGATTCCAAATGCGTAAAGAAGCCGGCTTAAATCAGTATTTTTGCTGGCCTCCAGAGCATCGATTATATTTTGAGCGGATTTTTCGGCCATTCTTTCCAGACCTGCCAACTGCGCTTTTGTTAAAGAATAAAAATCGGCGACATTTTTGACCAAACCTTTCTCCACAAGTTGGTCGACGAGCTTTTCACCGAGCCCTTCAATATCCATGGCCCCTTTTGAGGCAAAATGCCGAACTCCCTCTTTCAATTGCGCCGGACAGGATAGGTTCTGACAGCGGTGCACTGCCTCGCCATCGATTCGTCGAACGTGGGAACCGCAAATGGGGCATTTTTTAGGAATTTTGAATTTTTTCTCCGCGCCGGTTCTTTTTGAAACAATTACTTTAACCACTTCCGGGATGACGTCGCCGGCGCGCTGCACGACTACCCAATCACCGATGCGCACATCTTTCCGGTCAATTTCATCCTGATTGTGAAGTGTCGCACGGCGAACTTCGACCCCGGCAATTTTCACCGGTTTTAAATGTGCAACCGGGGTCAACGCCCCGGTCCGGCCAACTTGGGGAACAATGTCTAAAATTTGAGTCGTTTCCTGCTTCGCTTCAAATTTTAAAGAGGTCGCCCAACGTGGACTGCGGGTTCGCATGCCCGCTTGAGCTTGCATAGCCATGTTGTTTACTTTTATGACCGCGCCGTCGATTTCATAATCGAGATCGTCGCGCAGCACAGCAATTTTTTCACAACTTTTGATAACCTCTTCGATATTCTTGCAAACCGTAATATGAGGATTCACCCGAAATCCCCAGGTTTTAAATGTTTCGAGGGCTTCAGAATGGCTGGAGAATTCGCAGCCAACCGCCTGTCCAAAGCTGTGAATAAAAATATTCAGCGGCCGGGCTGCCGTTATTTTTGAATCGAGCTGCCGAAGCGTCCCGGCAGCGGTATTTCTGGGGTTCGCGTAGGTAGGCTCGCCTTTTGCCTCACGTTCTTTGTTCATTTTCATAAAACCGGAGTTTGGGTAGTAAACCTCACCGCGCACATCCAGTCTTTCGGGCACCGAGGAATTGTTTTGCAGGAGGCGCATGGGAATTGATTTGATGGTTTTGAGATTTAATGTCACATTTTCGCCAACGAAACCATCCCCGCGAGTAGACCCCAAAGTAAAAAGCCCCCCTTCGTAAACCAATTCTACAGCCACGCCATCGATTTTGGGTTCCACGGTATATTCAATATCCTCCGTTCTGTTCAAAAGCCGCTTCATTCTATCATCAAACTCCCGAAGCTCATCGTTTCCAAAGGCGTTGTCTAAACTCAGCATCGGCACCGCGTGCGTGACGCTTACAAAACCCTCCAACGGCGGCGCGCCAACTCTTTGGGTTGGTGAATCCGGAGTAACCAGTTCAGGGGACTGTTCTTCCAAATCCTGCAGCTCTCTATAAAGGCGGTCGTATTTGGAATCGGATATTTCCGGATCATCGAGGACGTAATATCGATAGCTGTGGTGGTTTAATTGATAACTAAGTTCAGAAATTCTTTTTTTTGCGGTTTCAATATCCATGTTACGCTAAAATCTAAATCAGACCTAAAATATGCGTTTGGCAATTAGCTGTTGGCCTTTAGTTTTTATTTTTTTGAATTTACGTAGTAAATATCATTTCACCTGTCAGGTGATTTACAATAACCATTTCAACTAATTATTAGCCAATCGCCAAAAGCCAATCGCCCAATTTGAATCAGATTACCCTTTAATACACCCAAGCGGCCGCAACTGTGCCACCTTTTTAGAAATTCCAGCCATCTGGCAGGCGTCCACCACATTCGCGACGTCTTTGTAAGCCTCAGGAATTTCCTCATCGAGGGTTCGGCGGCTCGAGGCTTTGACGTAAATTCCCCGGTCCTCCAACTCTCTTGCGATTGCTCTACCCCGGGCGATTTTTTTTGCTTTGTGACGACTCATTGCCCGCCCGGCACCGTGGCAAGTTGAACCAAACGTATTTTCCATCGCACCTTCGGCCCCGACTAAAACATAAGAATAGCGTCCCATGTCACCGGGAATGAGAACCGGTTGACCAATCGATTTATAGGCTGCAGGAATCTCCGGGGAGCCGGGTGCAAACGCCCGGGTCGCGCCTTTTCTATGCACGCAAAGTTTCATTTCTT from the candidate division KSB1 bacterium genome contains:
- the ligA gene encoding NAD-dependent DNA ligase LigA translates to MDIETAKKRISELSYQLNHHSYRYYVLDDPEISDSKYDRLYRELQDLEEQSPELVTPDSPTQRVGAPPLEGFVSVTHAVPMLSLDNAFGNDELREFDDRMKRLLNRTEDIEYTVEPKIDGVAVELVYEGGLFTLGSTRGDGFVGENVTLNLKTIKSIPMRLLQNNSSVPERLDVRGEVYYPNSGFMKMNKEREAKGEPTYANPRNTAAGTLRQLDSKITAARPLNIFIHSFGQAVGCEFSSHSEALETFKTWGFRVNPHITVCKNIEEVIKSCEKIAVLRDDLDYEIDGAVIKVNNMAMQAQAGMRTRSPRWATSLKFEAKQETTQILDIVPQVGRTGALTPVAHLKPVKIAGVEVRRATLHNQDEIDRKDVRIGDWVVVQRAGDVIPEVVKVIVSKRTGAEKKFKIPKKCPICGSHVRRIDGEAVHRCQNLSCPAQLKEGVRHFASKGAMDIEGLGEKLVDQLVEKGLVKNVADFYSLTKAQLAGLERMAEKSAQNIIDALEASKNTDLSRLLYAFGIRFVGEHVSRVLAKEFKTFENLKKASKERLQSVYEIGPQVAESVYQFFNEEHNLETINRLLKSGVRIKKVESAAENKFSDRTFVFTGALQMFTRDDAERLVERLGGRAASSVSRNTSFVVVGENAGSKAQKARDLDVAVLTEAEFKKMVD
- a CDS encoding YtxH domain-containing protein → MSDNNSGSEFFKGFLFGGIAGAVIALLYAPKSGKEVREDIRKISADLTDDAQVTLKSAQQKAETLFEETKKQLEELRKEAESALGDVKMKAADGVEKGKTTVKNEKRRLSDAIDAGVGAYKKEKTKKATKSRATSRKTKS